Part of the Solwaraspora sp. WMMA2065 genome is shown below.
GCCGGCAGCTGCCCGGCATCGGCATGGTGCCGTCCCGCGCCCCGGCCACCAGTCGGTCCGTACTGTCCATGGTGGTTTTCGGGATGGCCTACGCCGCCGCGTCGCTGTCCTGCACGATCGCTCCGTTCCTGGCGATCGTGGCGGCCAGCTTCCGCGCCGGCTCGGTCGCGTCCGGGGTGGCCCTGTTCGTGGCGTACGCCGCCGGGATGGGGCTGACCGTCGCGGTCGCAGCCGTCACCGTCGCGCTGGCCCGCGACGGGCTGCTGCGCCGGGTCCGCCGCGCGGCCCCGCTGCTGTCCCGCGTCGGCGGCGCGTTGCTGGTGGCTGCCGGCGGCTACGTCGCCTGGTACGGCTGGTACGAGATCCGGCTGCTGCGCGGCGGGTCGGGCGGGGACCCGCTGATCGACGGCGCCGGCATGGTCCAGCGGTGGCTGGCCGCCACGCTCGATCAGGCCGGGGCGGCCGTCCTGGCCACGGTCCTGGTCGTGCTACTGGCCGGTGCCGGCCTGCTCAGGCTGGCCCGGTCCCGTCATCGGGGCCGCAGGTAGCCCTCCGTCGGAGTTTCGACACATACGGGTCGGAGTCAGGACGCGTGCAGGTACGACGGGTCGTCGAGCCATTCCCGACGGTCCAGGATCGCCCGGTGCAGCCGCTGCACCAGCAGGTTCGGTTCCAGGCCAAGACCGTCGACGAGGTTGGTCCGCAGCAGGTTGTAGACCATCAGCGACTCGGCGGTCCGGCCACCTCGGTACAGGGCGAGCATGAGCAGGTAATGCAGCCGTTCGGACATCGGGTACTCACCAACTGACCGGTAGAGATCAGCGACGACGTGTCCGTGCCGGCGCAGGACGAGCGCGGTCTCGAAGTAGCGTTCCTGGATGGCGACCCGCCGCTCAGTGATCACGTGCGCGGTCGCGGCAAGCACCGGCAGGTCCCGCAGGTCGGCGATCTGAGGGGTGGGCCCTGCCACAGGGCGAGCGCCTCGCCGAGCAGGGCGGCGCTGCCGGGCAGGTCGCCGATCGACTCCGCCTGCTGGGCGCGGATGGTCAGCTCGTCGAACGTCCGCAGGTCGAAGGCGTACCGGTTCAGGTTGAGCAGGTAGCCGGGTGGGCGGGTGGCGAGATCGTCGGACGCCGACCCGGCCGCCTTGAGACGCTGACGCAACCGGCAGACATAGACGTGCAGCGCGGTGAGCGCGGTGCGTGGTGGGTCGCCGGCCCAGATGGCATCGATCAGATGGTCGGTGGAGACGGTCCGGCCTGAGCGTACCGCCAGGTACGCGCGGCAGCTCAAGTTGCGGACCGAGCGGCTCTTCGCGCCGCTGACCGACATCTGGCAACTGTTCTCGCCAGTGCACCGGCCAGAGGAGGTCGACGTGCCGCTGCTGGTGATGCACGACTCCGCCGACCGGGAGATCGCCGTGCGGCGCGCGCACCGGCTGGCCGCCGCCTACCCAGCGGCCCGGATGGTGATCAATCACCGAAGGGCTCGGCCACCGGCGCATCCTGCGTGACCAGACGGTGATCTCGACCGTGTTGGACTTTCTCACCAGTCGAGCAAACCGTGACACCCCACAATGACCCGCCCGCCGGGCCGCCTGCGCCGATCGCCGTCGTCGGAATGTCCTGCCGGCTGCCCGGCGCCGACGGCATCGCCGAGTTCTGGGCCCTGCTGCGGCGCGGCGGCACCGCGTTCAGCGGGGTACCCGAGGTACGCCGCCGCGACTGGCCGCCGGACGCGCTGCCGCCGGCCGACGTCGGCACCGATCCGCAGGGCGGCTTCCTGAGCTGGGTCGACCAGTTCGACGCGGCCTTCTTTGGCATGTCGCCCCGGGAGGCCGCCGCCCTGGACCCGCAACACCGGCTGACGCTGGAGCTGGCCTGGGAGGCGCTGGAGGACAGCGGCCAGCCACGGCAGCGGTGGGCCGGCAGGCGGGCCGGGGTGTTCGTCGGGGCGATCGCCGACGACTATGCGGCCCTGGTGCACCGGGCCGGGCCGGCGGCGGTCGACCGGCACACCTTCACGGGCCTGCAACGAGGGCTGATCGCCAACCGGGTGTCCCGCCTGCTCGGCCTGACCGGCCCGAGCCTGACCGTCGACGCCGGCCAGTGTTCGTCCCTGCTCGCGGTGCACCTTGCCTGCGAACAGCTGTGGGCCGGCGATGTCGATCTCGCGCTCGCCGGCGGGGTGCATCTCAACCTGGCCCCCGACGGCTGGCTGGCGGCCGCCCGGTTCGGCGTGCTGGCCCGCAGCGGCGCCAGCGTCCCGTTCGACACCGCCGCCGACGGGTTCCGCCGCGGCGAGGGCGGCGGGCTCGTCGTGCTCAAGCCGCTGCGGCTGGCCGAGGCGGACGGCGACGACATCTACTGCTCCTGCTCGGCGGAGCGACCAACAACGACGGCGACGACGCGGATCCGGCGGTACCCGCCGTCTCCGGTCAGGAGGCGGTGCTGCGTCGGGCGTACCGGCGGGCCGGGGTGTCGCCGGCCGACGTGCAGTACGTCGAGCTGCACGGCACCGGCACCCGGCGGGGCGACCGGGTGGAGGCGACCGCCCTCGGCGCGGTGGTCGGCCGGGGCCGGCTCGCTGACCAGCCCGCGCGGGTCGGCTCGGTGAAGGCCAACATCGGGCATCTCGAAGGTGCGGCCGGCCTCGCCGGGCTGGTCAAGACCGCGCTCTGCATCCGCTACCGTGGCCTGCCCGCCCATCCAGGCTTCACCGGCTCCGGCTCCGGGTCGGCGACGGGCACGAGCGCGGGCCGGGCCGATGACGGCGACGACTCGGGGGCCGGCCGGCTGCCGCTGGCCGACCTCGGTCTGCGGGTGCAGCCGGAGTACGGGCCGTGGCCGGTGCCGGAGCGACTGCCGGTGGCCGGCGTCAGCTCCTTCGGTATCGGCGGCACCAACTGCCACCTGGTCCTGGCCGGGGTGTCGCTGCCGGCCGCGCCGCTGCCCCGGCCGACCGTCGGGCCGCCGGTGGTCTGCCCGCTCAGCGCCCGGTCCGACGCGGCACTGCGGGCGCAGGCCGACCGGCTGCACCGCTACCTGCTCGGCCACCCGGAGGTGGATCCACGCGACGTCGCGTACTCGCTGGAGACCACCCGTACGGTGCTACCGGTCCGGGCCGCGGTGGTCGCCGCCGACCGTGGTGAGCTGCTCGCCGGGTTGGTCGCGGTCGCGGCCCGCAGTCCGGCAGCCGGCACCGTGGTTCCCGGCACCGCACCCACCGGCGGGTACGCCGAACCGGTCCGGCTCGCCCATCGCCACGTCTCCGGTGACCCGATCGACTCGCCCGAGGCTCCGGCCGTTGGTCAGGGCCGGCGGATCCGGCTGCCGAGCTACCCGTACCAGCGGGACCGCCACTGGCTGCCGGCAACGAAGCCGCCAGCGGGCAACCGTACGGAACCTGGCCGTGGACTCGGCCAGCTCGGCTGCGGGATCGCTGCCGGCGACGATGCCGGCACCCGCGTACAGGCGGGCTGTGTGGTCCCGGGTGACGGCGCAGCGCAGGGCGACGACCCACTCGCCGTCGCCGGCGGCGTTCTCCCAACCCATCACACCAGTGTAGAAGCCACGGTCGAAGGTCTCGTACTCCGCGATGGCGGCGCGGGCGTCCCTGGTCGGGGTGCCACACATCGCCGGTGTCGGGTGCAACGCCGCGCCGAGCGTCAGCGAACTGATCGCCTGGTCGGGAACCCGGCCAGTGACCAGAGTGGACAAATGCCACATGCCGGATCCGGGCTGCGAGGCGGAGTAGAACGGCATGTCCGGGCGGTACCCGGCGAGCAGAGCGAGGGCGTCGGCGCACGCCGCGTCGGACCGTGCGGTGGTCATCGGCGAGTAGCCTCCCGGATCTCAGGCGCGCAGGGTTGCGCCGCCGTCGACGTACAGGTCGTGCATCGTGATGTGCCGAGCCTGATCGGAGGCGAGGAAGACGACCGCGTTGGCGATGTCGGCGGGTTCGACGAGACGGCCCAGCGGAATGCCGGTCCGGTAGGTCGCCAGGGAGCCCGCGATCACCCCGGTGGCGTCGTCCGGGCCTGTCCACAGCGCACGTTGCATCGCCGTGTCGGTGGAGCCCGGCGCGACCACGTTGCACCGCAAACCACGGTCGGCGAGTTCGAGGCCGAGGCACTTGGTCAGCAACGTCGTGGCGGCCTTGGCCGCAGCGTAGGCGGCCATCCCGAGGCGGGGTATCCCGGCCGCGTTCGAACTGACGGTGACGATGCTGCCCCGGCCGCGGTCGGCCATCCGCCGCCCGGCGCAGCGCAGCACGTGGAAGACCCCGGTGGTGTTGACGTCGAATGTGGCCCGCCAGTCGGTGTCGGTGGTCTCCAGGAGGTAGGCGGGCCGCAGGATCCCGGCGACCGGGACACAGATGTCCACCGGACCGAGGTCCGCCTCGGCGGCCGTGAAGACACGTTCTACGGCGGCGCAGTCGGTGACGTCGAGCCGGTACGCGCGTGAGCCGTCCAGCGTCACAGCAAGTCGGTGCGCCGCTTCACCGTCCGAATCGGTCAGCGCAACGATCGCGCCCCGCGAGGCCAGGGCAGTGGCCACGGCTGCGCCGATGCCCTGCGCCGCTCCGGTGACCAGAGCGGTCCGGCCGGCGATGCCGTCGGGTGTCATGCGTACGGTGCTCCTCACCTGATGACGGGAACCTCGTCGAGCCGTGTCGATCTTATTCGTCCGTCAACAAGATCCACCTACCTGGTGGTCTCGACGCGCCACCAGTCCTGCACATCGGTCGACCTGTCGGGCCGGAACTCCAGGGAGGTCCCGGTGCGAGTCCCGGGGCCCGTCCGATCTCGCCAGGGCGAGGTCGCAGAGAGCCGGACGGCGACCGGGTCGGATCCGCCGCGTGACGCAGTCTCGCTCAAGGAACGCTGGAACTGTGCTTGAATACGAGCAAGGAAATAGATGCTTGTTGACATAGAACTGAGAGTAAATCTAGGCTCGCTCACACACCAGACTGTTCCACTGCCTTTCCGTCGACCGCATCGGGGGGGTGAACGACGTCCGGTGGACTGCCGGAATCCGTCGTGAGAGGAGCCGAGTGGCTGAGATGAGGATGGCCGACTATCTCGACTTTGTTGGCGACCCCGGTCGGGATGACGTGGAGGGATGGCTGTATCCCACGGATGCCCATCTGATGAGCGTCGTCAACGACCTGCAAGTCGACCGCGGGTTCCGTGGCGACGTTCTGGAAATCGGTGCCTACAAAGGAAAGAGCGCGATCCTCCTGGGGTTCTTCCCCGAGGCTGGCGAATCGCTTACAGTCTGCGACATCTTCGACTCCGGAGCCCCGGTGAGTGACGGGAACGCGCGGGAAAACACGGCGTTCTATCCCGGTCTGCTCCAGACAGACTTCGAGAAGAACTACCTGCGGTTCCACGATCGTCTGCCGCGCGTGCACGTTGGGCCGTCCGAAGAGCTCGGCGAGATCGTAGCGCCGGGTTCGTGCCGGCTCGTGCACATCGACGGCGGGCACACCTACGAGGTCGCCCGCGCCGACATGGAGACTGCCCGCCGGGCCCTCGGTCCCGCCGGAATCGTCGTGGTCGACGACTGGTCGAGCGCCCACATCCCAGGCGTGGCAATGGCCTTGTGGGAGCGGTATCTGACCGGTGAGTTGATTCCGTTGGCCTTCACCAAGGGCAAGTTCTACGCCACCTGGGATCCGGCTGGTCTGACCGCCGGGGAGGTGGCGGATGCGGTGGCCACCCGCCCGGGCATCGAGGCCAGCGGCACCGTCCGACTCGGCCGGTACGCCGCTGCCGGCGTCACCATGACACCGGGCGACTGGCAGCGGTACAACGCCGGTCTACGGGCGGTCTACTCCAAGCTCTACGCCGACGGCGGAGCGTCCGCACCCCAGAGGGTGGGGTTCTGAAATGCGCGTGGCCGTCACCACCCACCCGAATCCCAGCCACCTGGTCGGTGCCCTGTCGGTGGCCCGCGTCGCCCGGCGCGCCGGTTACGAGGTGGCCGTCGTGTCGGGCCCCGGGGTCAGCGATCTGATCGAGGCGGCGGGGTTCCACACGCTGACCGTGCCGAGCATGCGGACGATAGACGAACTGCTCAGCGCCCGGGCCGCCGTCGTTGCCGGTGTACAGGCCCCGACACCGGCGGTCCCGCGTCCGGCCGGGGCCGGGATGCCGCTGGCACCCGCCCATCCCTTCGTCACCCCGTACACCGGTCGGCAGGCGACCGAGATCATCGAACTGCTCGGGCAGTGGCGACCCACCTGCGTCCTACGGGAGTGCACCGAACTGGGCGGCTACCTGGCGGCCGAATCCCTGGCATTGCCATATGCCACAGTGGATATAGCGCCGCTTTCGCCGTGCGCCCGGCCCGGCGCCCTCGATGAGCTCAATCGGCTGCGCGCCGAGGTCGATCTGCCGGCGACCGAGGATCCCTGGCACCCGGTACGACCGTTCCGGGTGGGACTGGTCCCGGCCGCCTTCTACCCGGCCGAGTTGCGCTGGCCCGGCGCCTCCTACTACCGCCCGTCCGTGGCGGACGAGCAGGAGGAACAGGTTGCCGCCGTCGACGTCTGCCTGCCCGACGGCGAGGGGCCCGTCGTATTGATGAGCCTGGGGATGAACGCGCCACGCTTCGACCCGCGGGCCGTCGACCTCATCAACGCCGCCGTCGAGGCGCTGGGGCAGCTCCCGGTGCGAGCCGTGGTGGCGATCGGATCGGATCAGGATCCAGCCGGGTGGGACGGAGCACGGGCTGCCAACGTACGGCTGGAGTCGTTCGTCCCGCAGCGCCAACTCCTGCCTCTGTGTGATCTCTTCATCACCCATGGAGGGTTCAATGGTGTCCGGGAGGCCATCGACTCCGGCGTACCGATGGTGACCCTGCCGTTGTTCGGCGACCACCCGGCCAGTGCAGCGCGCCTGGCTCAGCTCGGGCTGGCCCTGGAGGTGGACGCCGACACCGTCACCACGGCGGCGCTACGCGCGGCCGTGGCCACCGTCCTGAGCGACCCCGGCTACCGGACCCGCACCACAGACCTGCGTCGGTGGATGCGGGCCCTGCCGCCGCTGGACCGTCTGGCCGGCGACCTGCTTTCGCATGTCGCGGCTGCGGCCCGGTGACCGGACCCGATCGGCCGTGAGCATCAGTCGGACTCGAAAGGACCGCCATGAAGGTCGGAGTGACCGGAGCCTGTGGGTTCATCGGCACCTACGTCTGCGAGGAGCTGGCACAGCGGGGCCATGAACCCGTGGCCTTCGACCGCCACCGCCGAGTGACGGCTCCGCCCTGGGAGGTGATGCTCGGCGACGTCCGGGACGCAACCGCGATGCTCGAACTGGCGGCCCACTGCGACGCCGTCATCCACCTGGCCGCCGTTCTCGGCACACAGGAGACGATCGGCAACCCGCGCCCCGCGGCTGAGATCAACATATTCGGGGGACTGAACTTTCTCGAGGCGATCACCCAGTACGACCTGCCCGGCATCTACATCTGTGTGGGCAACCACACCATGAACAACTCGTATTCGATCACCAAGACGACCATTGAACGGTTCGTCCGGATGTACGGCGTGGAACGCGCTACCCGGGTCAGCAGCGTACGGGTAGTCAACGCATACGGGCCGCGTCAGCTCACGGCCGCGCCGTTCGGGTCGAGCAAGGTCCGGAAGATCACCCCGGCCGTCGTGTGCCGGGCACTGTCCGGCATGCCTGTCGAGTTGTACGGCGGTGGGCACCAGGTGTCGGACATGGTGTGGGTCGGCGACGTCGCCCGTGCCCTGGTCTCCGCTCTGGAGACGGTGGCGGCCGGACATGTCGTCGACGTGGTCGAAGTGGGTCCGGTCCGGTCGGCCACCATCCGCCAGTTGGCCGAGATCGCGATCGGCCTGGCCGCCGACCGCGGCTTCAGCCGGGTTCCCATCGTCGACCTGCCGATGCGACCGGGCGAGGACCCGCAGGTGCCGGTCAGAGCGGACGCACAGACGCTGCGCAGCATCGGCATCGATCCCGGCTCCCTGCGGGAGTTGTCCGACGGCCTGGCCGAGACGGTCGACTGGTTCATCAAGACCGAGGGCGAGCACTGGACCGCACCGAACGGTCTCCGCCGCGCCGGCTGACCCGGCACACCCACGTCGCCGAGGAAGGAACCATCCGTGACAGACCTCCCGCCAACGGGGGCGCACCACGACGGCCCGGTCCAGCTCTACCTGGATCTACTCAAGCGTTGCGTGACGAACGTGATCTACCAGGACCCGCCGATCTCTCCACCGTGGGTGCCGCAGACACCGTTCGATCTCGAGGCCCGTGTCGACGGGCTCGACTGCCCGAGCCAGGCGCACACGATGGTCGGCTTCGCCCGGCTCGACAATCTGCGCGAGCTCACCGAGCGGGTGCTGCGCGATGGCGTACCCGGGGATTTCCTCGAAGCCGGAGTCGGCCGCGGCGGTGCCATGATCTTCCTGCGCGGTGTGCTCAAGGCGTACGGCGTCGCGGACCGCCGGGTGTGGCTGGCCGACTCCTTCCAGGGCTTCCCGGAACCTCCCGCCGAAGCCCGGTACCAGCTGCGCGACGTGTACCCCGAGCTGGCCGGCGAGGCCGACGAGGGACGCCGGCAGGCCGCCGAGGCGATGAAGGCGCTGTTCCTCCGAGGCGGTTCAGCCGACGACGTACGGGAGAACTTCCGCCGGTACGACCTGCTCGACGAGCAGGTCCGACTGCTACCTGGATGGCTCGCCGACACGCTGCCGACCGCAGCGGTGCAACGACTGGCGATCCTGCGGGTCGACAACGACCTGTACGACTCCACGTACCTGACCCTGGAACACCTGTATCCCCGGGTCTCGCCCGGCGGGTACGTCGTCGTGGACGACTACCACTTCCTGGACGAGTGCCGGCAGGCCGTGCACGACTATCTCAAGGCCACCGGCGAGCCGGAGCCGGAACTGATCACCATCGACCGGTGCGGCGTGTACTGGCGTAGGGAGTCCTGAGCGGCTCTCCGACGCCGTGGGCCCCGGCCCCGGCGTCGCCCCAGGGGGGCGGGGCCGGAGCCGGGGCCCACGGCATCCGTCCAGTTCAGTCGTGAGGCCGTAGCCGCACCTCGAGTCGGGCGGGCCTGCGGTTGAACCGATTGCTGGCGATGGCCACGTCCGCCACCGGAGTGACCAGCGCGAGTGCGGGAAACCGGCCGAATAGCCGGCCGATGGACTCCTGCAGCTCGACCCGGGCCAGCGGCGCGCCCAGGCAGAAGTGGGCACCGGCGCCGAACACGAGGTGGCTGCCGACCGACCCACGGCAGAGGTCGAACGACTCGGGGGCCGTCAGCCGCAGCTCGTCGCGGCCTGCCGAGTCGATCGACACCAGCACCGCCGCGCCCGCCGGGACCACGACGCCGGCGACGGTGACGTCGCAGGTGGCGTACATCATGCCGGCAAAGCCGGTACTGGCTTGGGCGTACCGGAGAATCTCCTCGACGGCATCGTCGAGCGCCACCTCACCCGACCGCAACCGGGCCAGCTCGGCGGGGTGCTGGAACAGCGCCAGCAGCCCGTTGCCGAGCTGGGTCGCCACGGTCTCGTAACCGGCGACCGCCAGCAGAAGCACCGTGGAGACCAGCTCGTCGTCGGTGAGTTCACCCGGCTGTCGGATCAACTGGGACAGTGGACCGTCGCCGGGCCGGGCCCGGCGGACGCCGAGCAGCTCGACGGCGGCGCGGTGCAGGCGGGACATCACAGCACCGAAGGCCGCCATCGACGCACCGCTGTCCAGCAGAGACGCCGCCCACTCCTCGAAGGCGGGACGGATGTCGTCGGGCACCTCGAACAGCGCGTACAACACCCGCAGCGGCAGGCGGAAGGCGAAGCGCTCCATCAGGTCCACCGGCGGCGGGGTCCTGGCCAGCTCGTCGAGCAGTTCCTCGACGAGCTGTGCGACCTGGGGTCGCATGGCTTCGGCCTGCCGGACGTTGAACACCTGGTTGACGTGCCGGCGCCAGCGGGCGTGGTCCGCCGGATCGGCGATCGACAGCCCGAAGTCGAAGGCGGGTGCGGCGGGCCGGGCACGGCCTTCGGGGGACCCACCAGCCTGGCCGTCGACGGCCCGGGCACGCACCGGCCGCCGGCTGAACCGTTCGTCGGTCAGCACCTGCCGAACATGCTGGTAGCTGCTGACCAGGTATGCGGGTGTGCCGGTGGGAAGTCGGACCTGAGCGACTGGGGCTTCGCGGCGCAGCCGACCCAGAGCCGGCGGGAGGCGGAACGGGCATTCGGGTGGGAACGGATACGTCGGCGCAGGCTCGGCCGATGAACCTGAACCGGCGTGTCCCGGAGCGCCGCCGTCCGCTGAGGTGCCTTCCGTTTCGGTGCTCATTTCAAACTCCGCTGACAGGAGGATTGGTCCGCTGGTCATGAATCCCTGTAACGGACGAGAGTACGGGCCGCCCGCCAGTGAATCACAACATAACCCGGCCATCCCTGATCCGCAAGACATCACGGCGATGGTCGATGGCTAAGGTGCCTGCTCGTGTACCCGATAGTTCCCCCCTCACCTGCGGATTCTTGACATTGGCAGGGTGGTGTGGGCCGCCTGGACGGTCTCCTGGTCGGGTCCAAATGAACGCGACTATAGCGAAATATGACCGAGATCTTAGGTGATTTCCAGGGCGATCCGACGTGTGGTCGTGACGGGGGGATTTCCGATCGCCTCACGGCATTGTCTGTTCGCCCTCCTGTCTTCTAGGATCATTGGTGACTGTATTTTGTCGAGGAGGACGCCGTGGCGGCGAAGGGTCTTTACTGCTCCATCATCCTGTGGGATCTCTCCCAATCGGAACAGACGGTCACGTCACTGCGGAAACACCTTCGCGACTACGCTGTCGATGCCTATTCACGGATCCCCGGGCTACGCCAGAAGGTCTGGATCTCCTCGACCGGCCCGGAGGGTGAGCTCTGGGGCGCGGTCTACCTGTGGGACAACGAGGAGTCCGCGTACGGCAGACCGCCGGCCGTGTCCCGGGTAGGGGAGCTGATCGGCTACCGGCCGACCAGGAGGGAGTACTTCTCGGTCGAAGCAGCGGTCGAGGGCGTCAGCGCGGTCGGCGAGCTGATGGCCGGCCTCGGACTGGCGTACCAAGGTCCTGCGGCAGTGCCGCTCGGCCGGCCCAGGGAGTACGCCCCCGGTGCCGACGCGCCGGTCATTCCGATGGCGGAGATTGAGCCGGACACCCGCTCCTGACGGTCGAGTCCGTCCCGCTGCCCGAGCCGCGGCCTCACCGGCCGGTGGACGTCGGATAGGTCGCCGGGGACGCTGACGACAGACTTTCCAGGACCGACAGTGCATCGGTGCCACTCAGCGTCTCGCAGCTGCGGCTGACCAGGTAACACAGGAGGTACCGCTCCGCCATGGTCAGGCCGGCCGTGTGCAGTCCGAGATAGAGCAGGCTGGTACACAGGCGAACCGCTAGGAACGCCGGGTCGCTCTGGACGTACCGTTGGAGTGCCTCGGAGGCTGCCGCCCTGCGGTGAAACCCGCTCCGTGCCAGGTCGTTGTCGTGCGTACGGGGATCGACCGGTGCGGCCACCCGCACCACGCCCGACCGGAAGGCCGCCTCGAACTCCTGCCTCGCCGCCCGGGCGGTCCGGTACCACAACCCCGCCGGACCATCGGTCAGCAGCCCGGCGTCAGCAGCCCGGAGGACGCCCTTGACCGTCGTGTCCACGACGGATCGCGCACGCTGGTAGCGCTCGTCCATCGACGCCCGTGCGGCGGTCGGATCACGGCAGGTGCTGAGGAACGCCTCGGCGTGGGACCGGAAGCTGACGAAGCCTACCGGCACACCGTTGAGTGGCAGCTCCGAGGCGCCGGGCGCGGCCGATGGTCCCTGCGCCGCCAGCTGCGCGGCCATGACGGACAGGGCTTCCTTGACGAGAGCTTGCCGCTGCCGACGGCCGGCTGCGGCCAGCTGGATCAGGACCGGTCCGACCTGTCGCAGGAAGGTGCGGGTGAGGGCGGGCAGGGCCGGTCCGTCGAAGACCGGGCCGGCAAGCGGGACCAGGCTGGCGGGGCGTACCACCGCGGTGTCGGGGGTCGCGACGAGCCGGTGGTCCGTGCGATCGCGCGCCGTCGGGTACGCCGGGTCGACGGTCGCGTCGGCGGCGGCCGGCGACACGTGCTGGAAGCTGCCGCGCACCGCCCGGTAGACCTCCGCCAGGTCATCGCCGGAAGCCGCCCGTGCCTGCAGATACAGCGCGGGCGACCCGTGTGCGGTGACGTCACGGATGAGTACGGGGTCGGCGATCGGTACCGCGCCGTCCGAGGCCGCACGCAGTAGCGGCTCACCCATCTCGACGACGGTCGCGCACCAGTGGTCCGCCGCGACGACGAGCTCCAGCTCCCACCATCGGCAATCGGCGTCGGTCACGCCAACTCCGGCTGGGACATCGCCATCTCGAAGGCGAGCTCGATGAGCGTCACTCCCACGTTGCGTACCGGCAACCGGATGCCACGTTCGTCGCAGATGAGACCCCGTCCCCGCAGGAAGTCGGTCAGCGGCGCGATGGCTGGACGAGTGAGTACCTCGTCGAGGTCCGTGCCGGTGGAGACGAGCCATTCGTCGCGCAGGATGCCGTCGAACATCGCCAGGCCGGCCTGAAGGAACGAGATCAGGACCCGGTCCTGGCTGGCCGGGACCGCGATGTCGAAGCTGGTGGGGGCGTCGACGTAGCTGTGCAGCAGGCCCTTGCGATGCGCCAGGAACCGCTGATCCACCAGGGATATCGCCCCGGAGCCGAAGCCGACCGTATCGGCCCGCAGCTGGAAGTACATCGCCGCGAACGGCGACACCTTCCCGAAGTAGCCGGACGCGTATTCGCTCAGCCCGGCGGCGGTGATGAGCCGGCGGGCCTGGGTGAACAGGTGCTTCTGGTCGCGGAGGTAGCCGCGCTTCTCCTCGGGGTCCATCCGACGTCGCATGAACGTGCCAGGTGTGGGGCGGAACGAGTAGAGGGACAGATGGTTGATCGGCAGTTGCAGCGCCTTGTCGACCGTGTACCGCAGCTCGTCGAGTCGCTGATCCGGAAACCCGGACATGATGTCGATCGACACGTCGTCGAACCCCACCTCGCGGGCGGCGTGGGTGAGCCGGATGGCCTGGTCGGCGCTGTGCCGGCGGCCCAGCCGCCGCAGTCGATCGTCGTCGAACGACTGCACACCGCTGGACACCCGGTTGAAGCCGAGTTTCCGGAAGAAGGCCAGCCTCTCCGCGTCGACGGTGTCGGGACTGCACTCGATCGTGGCCTCGGCGACGGTGCTGAGATCGAACGCGTTCCGTAGGGCTGTCATGACGCGGGTGGCCTCGTCGTTGTCGAGGCTGCTGGCGGTGCCGCCACCCCAGTAGATCACGTACGACAGGGCGTCGGTCTCGGCCAGCTCGGCACCGCGCTCGCCGATCTCCCGGCAGAGCGCGTCGATGTACCTCTCACGGACGGAGTCGCCGGGCTTGCGGAGGAGGTCCTTGTTGGGGATCGCCTGCACCCAGTCGCAGAACGTGCAGCGTGAGTGACAGAACGGTACGTGCACATACAGCAGCAGGACGCGCCTGTCCGCAGTGCTGCTGGGAAGGCCGAGCTGGTTGTCGGCGGCGGTGGCGGTCCTCATCAGCCGGTCCTTTCAAGCGTCTGCGGGTTGGCCGCCGTCCGAGCGTGTCCCGTGGCGGTGGGGCCGTCGACCACGGGACACGCTCAGCCGTGCGAGCGTTCTCTACGCCGAATCTCCGGCCGCTGCCGGCCGACCCAGGCGGTCGAGGGTGATCAGGAGGAGCAGCTGCAGCTGCACTCGCAGGTGGTGCAGGACGCCGACATGACCTTCGCGACGACCTCGCTGTCCTCGAGCCGGCTCTCGTCCAGGAACTCCGAGATCTCC
Proteins encoded:
- a CDS encoding cytochrome c biogenesis protein CcdA, with amino-acid sequence MTDAPLALALAAGTLAAVNPCGFALLPAYLSFLVSGDAAAGTGRSAAVGRALTTTAAMTAGFVVVFGVFGLVVAPAAGAVQRHLPWLTIGIGLLLIGLGGVLLAGRQLPGIGMVPSRAPATSRSVLSMVVFGMAYAAASLSCTIAPFLAIVAASFRAGSVASGVALFVAYAAGMGLTVAVAAVTVALARDGLLRRVRRAAPLLSRVGGALLVAAGGYVAWYGWYEIRLLRGGSGGDPLIDGAGMVQRWLAATLDQAGAAVLATVLVVLLAGAGLLRLARSRHRGRR
- a CDS encoding AfsR/SARP family transcriptional regulator; its protein translation is MLAATAHVITERRVAIQERYFETALVLRRHGHVVADLYRSVGEYPMSERLHYLLMLALYRGGRTAESLMVYNLLRTNLVDGLGLEPNLLVQRLHRAILDRREWLDDPSYLHAS
- a CDS encoding helix-turn-helix domain-containing protein; amino-acid sequence: MSVSGAKSRSVRNLSCRAYLAVRSGRTVSTDHLIDAIWAGDPPRTALTALHVYVCRLRQRLKAAGSASDDLATRPPGYLLNLNRYAFDLRTFDELTIRAQQAESIGDLPGSAALLGEALALWQGPPLRSPTCGTCRCLPRPRT
- a CDS encoding chorismate-binding protein, yielding MTTARSDAACADALALLAGYRPDMPFYSASQPGSGMWHLSTLVTGRVPDQAISSLTLGAALHPTPAMCGTPTRDARAAIAEYETFDRGFYTGVMGWENAAGDGEWVVALRCAVTRDHTARLYAGAGIVAGSDPAAELAESTARFRTVARWRLRCRQPVAVPLVRVARQPDPPALTNGRSLGRVDRVTGDVAMGEPDRFGVPAGGCGAGNHGAGCRTAGRDRDQPGEQLTTVGGDHRGPDR
- a CDS encoding 2,3-dihydro-2,3-dihydroxybenzoate dehydrogenase, with amino-acid sequence MTPDGIAGRTALVTGAAQGIGAAVATALASRGAIVALTDSDGEAAHRLAVTLDGSRAYRLDVTDCAAVERVFTAAEADLGPVDICVPVAGILRPAYLLETTDTDWRATFDVNTTGVFHVLRCAGRRMADRGRGSIVTVSSNAAGIPRLGMAAYAAAKAATTLLTKCLGLELADRGLRCNVVAPGSTDTAMQRALWTGPDDATGVIAGSLATYRTGIPLGRLVEPADIANAVVFLASDQARHITMHDLYVDGGATLRA
- a CDS encoding class I SAM-dependent methyltransferase — translated: MADYLDFVGDPGRDDVEGWLYPTDAHLMSVVNDLQVDRGFRGDVLEIGAYKGKSAILLGFFPEAGESLTVCDIFDSGAPVSDGNARENTAFYPGLLQTDFEKNYLRFHDRLPRVHVGPSEELGEIVAPGSCRLVHIDGGHTYEVARADMETARRALGPAGIVVVDDWSSAHIPGVAMALWERYLTGELIPLAFTKGKFYATWDPAGLTAGEVADAVATRPGIEASGTVRLGRYAAAGVTMTPGDWQRYNAGLRAVYSKLYADGGASAPQRVGF
- a CDS encoding glycosyltransferase, which gives rise to MRVAVTTHPNPSHLVGALSVARVARRAGYEVAVVSGPGVSDLIEAAGFHTLTVPSMRTIDELLSARAAVVAGVQAPTPAVPRPAGAGMPLAPAHPFVTPYTGRQATEIIELLGQWRPTCVLRECTELGGYLAAESLALPYATVDIAPLSPCARPGALDELNRLRAEVDLPATEDPWHPVRPFRVGLVPAAFYPAELRWPGASYYRPSVADEQEEQVAAVDVCLPDGEGPVVLMSLGMNAPRFDPRAVDLINAAVEALGQLPVRAVVAIGSDQDPAGWDGARAANVRLESFVPQRQLLPLCDLFITHGGFNGVREAIDSGVPMVTLPLFGDHPASAARLAQLGLALEVDADTVTTAALRAAVATVLSDPGYRTRTTDLRRWMRALPPLDRLAGDLLSHVAAAAR